A region from the Aegilops tauschii subsp. strangulata cultivar AL8/78 chromosome 5, Aet v6.0, whole genome shotgun sequence genome encodes:
- the LOC109754647 gene encoding receptor-like protein EIX1 produces MATATLSASGAASCIFIILAATTMSMATSYSYARETSSRSCIAAERAALLSFKTSMTSDLAKRLDSWRGHHCCQWSGVTCNNRTGQVVKLSLRNAFIKEDKKIVWCMPHGESGGLEGKISSSLLALQHLKHLDLSGNNLGGVGVTIPKFLGSIKSLTYLNLACMNFDGGVPPQLGNLSRLLHLNLEASVFSDTLLHSDDISWLSRLGLLRSLDMSGVNLSTIPDWVRVVTIVPSLEVLQLSQCGLSLQHEPIVHSNLSSLQVLDLYSNRIDTLNPTYWFWDVLIIKELDLSSNKIVGQLPDAIGNMTSLQTLRLGGNYLSGVKSELFKNLCNLSWLELWSNEINQDMSDFMEGFPACTKSKLWSLDLSATNLTGRIPSSIKQWKNLSDLQLSDNRLVGSIPLGLGKMTNLRSLILNNNQLNGSVSEEHFASLVYLMELSLSHNPVHITISSNWIPAFNLEVAHFASTKMGPHFPLWLKGQKDIWDLDISDTGIVDLVPVWFWTVFSNVSYVNISCNQISGRLPATLEFMTSAQMLDLNSNDFTGLLPLLPESLLFLDISRNSLSGPLPQDFGATMLRERVLFANHINGTIPIYVCQLQYMEVLDLSENLLVGQLPQCSKGRDDKEELNTTVDPGNRLLSALILHNNNLSGKFPEFCNTVHF; encoded by the coding sequence ATGGCCACAGCAACACTATCTGCCTCGGGTGCAGCCAGCTGTATTTTCATCATCCTAGCAGCAACCACCATGTCCATGGCCACCTCCTATTCCTATGCTAGAGAAACATCCAGCAGGAGCTGCATCGCGGCTGAGAGGGCGGCGCTGCTCTCCTTCAAAACCAGCATGACAAGTGACCTTGCAAAACGACTGGACTCCTGGAGAGGCCATCACTGCTGCCAGTGGAGCGGGGTCACTTGCAACAACCGGACAGGCCAAGTCGTCAAGCTCAGCCTCCGCAATGCCTTCATCAAAGAAGATAAAAAAATTGTTTGGTGCATGCCTCATGGGGAATCCGGCGGATTGGAGGGAAAGATAAGTTCTTCTTTGCTTGCTTTGCAACACTTGAAGCATCTTGATCTAAGTGGAAACAACCTCGGGGGGGTAGGTGTGACCATACCAAAATTCTTAGGCTCCATCAAGAGCTTGACATATCTGAACCTTGCTTGCATGAATTTCGATGGGGGGGTGCCACCTCAACTTGGTAACCTCTCTAGGTTGCTCCACCTTAACCTTGAGGCCAGTGTTTTCTCTGATACTCTTTTGCATTCTGATGACATATCATGGTTATCTCGCCTTGGTTTACTAAGATCCCTTGACATGAGTGGAGTGAACCTCAGCACTATTCCTGATTGGGTTAGGGTGGTCACCATTGTTCCTTCTCTGGAAGTCCTTCAACTCAGTCAATGTGGACTCAGTTTACAACATGAACCCATAGTGCATTCAAATCTTAGTTCACTTCAGGTGCTTGATCTATATAGCAACAGAATTGACACGTTGAATCCAACCTACTGGTTCTGGGATGTTCTCATCATCAAGGAACTTGACCTTTCAAGTAACAAAATAGTTGGCCAACTTCCAGATGCAATCGGAAACATGACATCTCTTCAGACACTGAGGCTAGGTGGCAATTACCTCTCAGGTGTAAAATCTGAACTGTTCAAAAACTTGTGCAACCTCAGCTGGCTAGAGCTATGGTCAAATGAGATCAACCAGGATATGTCAGATTTTATGGAGGGGTTTCCGGCGTGTACAAAGAGTAAATTGTGGTCCTTAGATCTGTCTGCTACCAACCTTACTGGCAGGATTCCAAGCAGTATTAAGCAGTGGAAAAATTTAAGTGATCTTCAACTTTCTGATAATAGGCTTGTGGGGTCAATACCTTTGGGACTTGGCAAGATGACTAATCTACGGTCATTGATTCTAAACAACAACCAGTTGAATGGTTCTGTATCAGAGGAACATTTTGCAAGTCTAGTGTACTTGATGGAACTGAGTTTATCTCACAACCCTGTACACATCACTATCAGCTCAAACTGGATCCCCGCATTTAATCTGGAAGTGGCTCATTTTGCAAGTACCAAAATGGGACCTCATTTTCCATTGTGGCTTAAAGGACAGAAGGATATTTGGGACCTTGACATTTCAGATACAGGCATAGTTGATCTTGTCCCTGTTTGGTTTTGGACTGTATTCTCCAATGTCAGCTATGTAAATATCTCTTGTAATCAAATAAGTGGTCGGCTGCCAGCAACACTGGAATTTATGACTTCTGCACAAATGCTTGACCTCAACTCAAATGACTTCACAGGTTTGCTGCCACTGCTACCAGAATCGTTATTGTTCTTAGATATCTCCAGGAATTCTTTATCGGGGCCACTTCCCCAGGACTTTGGAGCAACAATGCTTAGAGAGCGTGTATTGTTCGCAAACCATATCAATGGAACAATTCCAATATATGTATGTCAACTGCAGTATATGGAAGTGTTGGATCTTTCAGAAAACCTTCTAGTAGGACAACTTCCCCAATGTTCAAAAGGTAGAGATGATAAGGAAGAACTGAACACAACAGTAGATCCCGGAAACAGGCTATTGTCGGCTCTGATCTTGCACAACAACAACCTGTCTGGCAAATTCCCTGAATTTTGCAATACAGTCCACTTTTGA